The nucleotide window ATCTTATCAGGCAAAGGtacttttatttgttactttcaAATGTAAGTTATATGTACATGTATTGATATATTAATAGACAGGCTACTGAAAGTGGTAGAGGAAGAGGCACAAGAAGAGTAGCAGGAGGCAGAGCAAGGGCTAGTAGTTCAACTCAACCACCTAGAGCCTCTTCACAGGCCACCACAAATAATGAAAGTGGTAGATAAAGAGGCACAGGAAGAGTTTCAAGTTCTATAGGTGTTCCAACTCAATCACATGGAACTGCTACAAACACAGAGGTAATATatctaattattatatcatttttagaCAACATAGATATGGTTTAATATTTTGGTTTCAAAGTACAGATTGTAAATGGTAGAGGGAGAGGTAGAGGTACATGTACAagtagaggtagaggtagaggaaCAGGTAGAGGAAGAGGAATACCTCAAGAAAGAAATGTGAATGAAGGACTAGGTAGAGGAAGAGGAATGACTCAACATAATCAAACTAGTTCTGAAGCAACCTGTAGTGGAAGAGGCCTAGAAAGAGGGAAGAGACCAGTAGAACATGAGGACAACAGTGGAGGACAAACAAGACCTTTTAAAAGGCCAAGAATGGTAGGTGTTGGCATATACCAAGCTGAAGATGGATTTACAACTCTCAATGTAAGTTTACAATTCTCAATGTAAGTTTACAATTGTCAATGCAAGCCTAAATGTCTTATATTTGAATGTGTATTTATCTGACTAAGCAGCCTGGATTGCCAAGTAGAAGAGTCATCAATACTGGTACAAGAGTGACAAAAAGGGCTGATGTTGTTACTGGTGATATTGGCTACACACCAGTACGTGGATTCAAATGGAAGGGGAAGACAACTATTACCAGTAGCAACCTAGAAAGAATGAGGGCTGAAAAGGTTATCCAAACTAGGTCTGCAGCTGCTGCTACTGCTAATAGCCAAAGCCAAACAACTTCAAGTAGGAAGACTTCTGTGCCATGGAAGTAGGGCATTTTGATGTTGTcctgttcattttgacaaacaaaatttaattatgtatattttggTGCTGTTTTTGGTTGGAATCAAACTCAATTTTGCGTGTAACCAAACAAAACTTGAATGATTATGTTGAAATGAAGTCCTTTTTTTGATCAGTTTTGTTGTTGCCTTTTTATTTGTAGTTGAACGTATTTTTGAAGTTTCTCAAATGGTTGCCACAATAATATAGACAAGAGAACCAAATACATTAACAACTTGTTCAAATCATAACTATTTCAACAACAAAGACCAACAATAACTTGAGCATTCAGCAAGTTCCATCCCTCAAGTTACACACACCTACAACTAGCAAGATCAAGACAATTAGCTTAGCTTCTAGTTACACACACCTACGACTTCAAAAACTTGAAAGTCACTAAAGATGTCTATGGCAATTTTGGTTGCACACACCTACAACTTCCATCCTTCACATTCTTGGTTAGacttaaaaatagaaaacacacaataataatcaaaacaatTAGCTTCAAGTTACAacatttgttcttctttttctccttcatCACGACTAGGTTACTTTCAACATGACTTTCATAAGATGCCAATACTTCTTCCAACTCCTTAATTCTCTTTGCTAATCTCGGAACTACGTACTTAGATCGTATATCAACATCTTCACGATCCCTCCATCTAAAGAAGTTGCACGCATCCTCCTAAAATacgcaaaaaaataaattaaagaaaaatacataaacaaaagatCCCCATAAAAGAATTAAGAAACATACACGATAGCGTGGACAAGACCAAAATCTT belongs to Solanum stenotomum isolate F172 chromosome 1, ASM1918654v1, whole genome shotgun sequence and includes:
- the LOC125847864 gene encoding uncharacterized protein LOC125847864 isoform X1, coding for MTQHNQTSSEATCSGRGLERGKRPVEHEDNSGGQTRPFKRPRMVGVGIYQAEDGFTTLNPGLPSRRVINTGTRVTKRADVVTGDIGYTPVRGFKWKGKTTITSSNLERMRAEKVIQTRSAAAATANSQSQTTSSRKTSVPWK
- the LOC125847864 gene encoding uncharacterized protein LOC125847864 isoform X2 — encoded protein: MTQHNQTSSEATCSGRGLERGKRPVEHEDNSGGQTRPFKRPRMPGLPSRRVINTGTRVTKRADVVTGDIGYTPVRGFKWKGKTTITSSNLERMRAEKVIQTRSAAAATANSQSQTTSSRKTSVPWK